GACTCATAGCTTCATCCACCATTTTTTCCTTACATAACCCATCAATCATGGTCGTATAGGTCCGAACATTAGGAGTCACTCCGCTTTGGGCCATAGAGTAGAATAcatattttgcatttttcacTTTATTAAGGAAGAAGTATCCATCTATTAGAGAATTATAAGTAACAACATCAGGCTTAATACATGCTTTCATCATCACAGCTAACACAATTTTAGCTGCTTTCATCTTACCTTCCTTGCCTAATGCATCGATCAATGTGTTAAAGGTACAAACATCCGGGTTGatgtttttcaatttcatttcatttaacaaaGAAAATGCTTCTTTCAAATGACCCATGATGCAAAAGCCATAGACGAGAGCATTGTAGGTGACAACATTCGGGGAAATTCCCTTAACAATCATTTCAGAGTACAAATCACAGGCATCTCCTAGGAGTTTATTTTTGCATAAGCTATGAATTATTGTATTGTACATTACCACATCAGGTTTAACCGAGTGTCCTTCCAGCTTCCTCAGTAATCTTGCGACAGCCTTTGTCTCTCCTGTTTTGCACAAACCATTGATCAACGTCCGATAACTGACTTGGTTCAACTGGAACCCTTGAGCTACCACCTGATCGTGAAAATACAGTGCTTTTTTAATCTCCCCACGAAAACAGAGGCCTTTGATGAGTGTGTTGAGGGTAATTGCATTTGGATGATAACCCCTCTTGAGAATGTTGGCCAATACAGAAAAAGCAAAAGTGATGTGAGTCAGATGGCAGAAACAGTTCATGAGGATGTTCAGAGTACAAAGGTCAGGTGTAGCCCCATTTGAttcgaattttttaaaaagggaGATGACAGTGGGGTAATGCTTGTTATTGACAAGGGAACTCAGAATGTAGTTAAAATGGAAGGTGGGAGGGGGAGGGCGCATAAGGAGCATGCGATCGAATGAGGCAACAGCATGATGGTGATGATGGTGATAGTGAGGTTGAGAATGGGATTGATAATGGAGGGTTGCAGTTGCAATTGGgggataagaaagaagaaaatgcgAAAAAACAGAAACCCTGAATGTTCTTAAGGATGAGAAAGATGGCATTGGTAGTGAAGAAGGACAGAGAGTACAGAAAATAGATGAAGGATGAATCTTTGGGACATACTTTCCACGCTATTCGCATTATATAAAGGAACGAAAACTTATTGTCATTTGCTATCCATCGTTTATGCCTACTAGGTATACTAACAAGGGGCTGGGGCTAATGTTTGACTTCATCTCTTATcaagtcataaaaaatatttgatttttttatttaagtggttttttttattttttttgggtaaatttcATGATTTACAAATAATTTGATTCCGTTTTGAATATCCACACTGGATATTAATATCCCGGTGCATGTTTTTCTAATATGTTTCTATgctttcaaaatttgatattaactaaatttaaataataaaatgtagtTGCAGCTGAATATTAATGCCATAAttgcatttatatatatatatatatatatatatatatatatatatatatatgtcttaaACATTTAAATACATATCTAACTTAACCTTGTGCTTTTAATGTTTGAATCTTAACTTAGTTAGTTTAGTATCAACTATTTAACTTAACAGTTTATCTCTCTCAatctattatttattacacctttaattataactttactttaaatatttttcaaaacaaaaatgtcaataattaaaataacaatatatcgtaacataaattatttatcataaatctaaaatattatttatatataaaaataattatgtataatattgtaatttttatatttagaaatatttatttgttgtaaattctaaatttatttatcaattgtaaattttagttatacaaaaaaataagatttgcaGTTTGTTTAACTCAGTTCTCACAAATTAAGAGCTAAGagcttttaatttaattggaatgttttaaaagaattttttagatggcaattaattatatcattaaaaatggttaaatttatgataattattttaaaaattatattatttattttttcaagttcAAAAGTCATTTTTAAGGTGTTGTTAAACGGACTAAGAGTATAAAAATCTTTACAATAATATTTAAGGTGCTGTAAAATTAGAGGTACTCTAATTTGTAAGGATCTAATGCTAGAATTCtcaaagcaaattcaaacattaGATCATTGGAGAGTCTATTGTTTGAATTATTAAAGAATT
The Glycine max cultivar Williams 82 chromosome 16, Glycine_max_v4.0, whole genome shotgun sequence genome window above contains:
- the LOC102668900 gene encoding putative pentatricopeptide repeat-containing protein At1g12700, mitochondrial isoform X3, translating into MPSFSSLRTFRVSVFSHFLLSYPPIATATLHYQSHSQPHYHHHHHHAVASFDRMLLMRPPPPTFHFNYILSSLVNNKHYPTVISLFKKFESNGATPDLCTLNILMNCFCHLTHITFAFSVLANILKRGYHPNAITLNTLIKGLCFRGEIKKALYFHDQVVAQGFQLNQVSYRTLINGLCKTGETKAVARLLRKLEGHSVKPDVVMYNTIIHSLCKNKLLGDACDLYSEMIVKGISPNVVTYNALVYGFCIMGHLKEAFSLLNEMKLKNINPDVCTFNTLIDALGKEGKMKAAKIVLAVMMKACIKPDVVTYNSLIDGYFFLNKVKNAKYVFYSMAQSGVTPNVRTYTTMIDGLCKEKMVDEAMSLFEEMKYKNMIPDIVTYTSLIDGLCKNHHLERAIALCKKMKEQGIQPDVYSYTILLDALCKGGRLENAKEFFQRLLVKGYHLNVQTYNVMINGLCKADLFGEAMDLKSKMEGKGCMPDAITFKTIICALFEKDENDKAEKILREMIARGLQEV